Genomic DNA from Enoplosus armatus isolate fEnoArm2 chromosome 7, fEnoArm2.hap1, whole genome shotgun sequence:
TTTGAATGCGCAGAATAACTTGAAGTGACTTAGCCAGGCTATAGCACCTGACAGAGGGCTCTGCCTGACTGATAAACTTGATTACACACACAAGTAGGGGACAAAAAATGTATCCACGTCACAGCATTAATATGAGGTGTCCTTCACAGCTGCATAATAACTTGGAGTGGATGAAAACTGGTTTGGTATGCAACCCGTGAAATATCAGGTGCTTAGTAAGCAGCCGACTTATTCTACATCACAGATTTGAAGACTTAGAACATTAAACCAGGCATCCTGTCAGTTCTGGCGCATTTGGAGGTTTAAGGGTTGTTAAGATTACAAGAACTGGGTCGCAACGGATTAAAACAGTGCAgattcattttttcattcagtcatgtctttttaatttgttcagaAACTTACAGCAAGGGATTACTTCCAGAGGAGGGAAGTGATCCCAAAAACTCCTTGTAGGGGTCTGCGGACAACTCCATTTTGTTTAAAACGGTGTCTAACCCTATTCTGAAGTCCACCTGGGCTTCGCTACAACAACACTTGATGCCAGCTGGCAGCcaacaacaactgaagaaaAGTGAATTTTGATTACACAACTGTGATTTTGCGGCCCATCACGTGATAGAGGAAGCACATTATTACAATTTgaatagacaaaaaaaaaaaacacagcgtAGGAAGTCTCATAAGATGGCACAAAGTCAATCAATTCTGAGCCAGAAATCACTTTATAATCAGTATGTTAGGGAAGAATTCAGTTAAATGTTTACCCTTGTTTGTAATTAACTCCTTGTGATCttattttcaacatatttacTTCAAGTTAAATATACTTAAACACATTTGGACATATGTTTAGGATTGTTGTAATGTTTCAAAAAGTATAacatacattattattgttgttgttgttgttgttgtttttgacagtaacatctttattttttttatgtttattttgttattttaaattcGCAGCTCCTGACCccgtttcctctctcctttcaaaAGTTGCAACAGCCAGGGGATTTGTTAAGAGCAAATACACCATACAAGGAATGCGCACGACAGCTTTATCCTATTGAAATGTATAGTCAACGCgagctctgtgctgtttttatgttatgtgcATGATCCTTCTCCTGCACCTCCTCGTCAGAGGGAGAACATCAAACGCAACACTGTGTATTAATATACAGTCGGAATTCAGCAGAGGCGTCCTCTCCACACCTTTGCATATTTTACGCGCACTGTTGTCTCCACGTCTCCAAAAGCACAAACATGATTATCTAGAAGGTGCCGGAATCTTGTCAAAATGTATTACGCTTCACCTCTGACGGACATGCTGCGAGACTTTGATGTGGCTGCGGCTATCAGAGAGCACGAATTCGCTCTGGTCCAATAATCTGGCTGGTGAGGGGAAGTGCGTCGACCGCGCGACTGAGCCTCGCGCGTTCACGTGGCACCTATAAACAGTCGTGGCGCGCGGGGCTGTGAGTAGtcgtggagagaggagaggaggataaCTGTGGCTGAGGATAGCATCTGTACCGCTGTGGGAGATAACCTGACACAGATACAGCTGCCATGCTCAAAATGAAATCACCAcaaactttttctctctctctctatttgcGACACATGGCTGTCCAACTTTGCTGTGCAAGGTgatatgtgagagagagagaaagagtccAGCCATGCAGCCGAATGAGACTGGAGTTCAAACACTGGCTCCAGAGCCATGTGAGCCTCAAATACTACAGGAGGACAACGCTGGGAACTGTAGCGGAGGTTCCACCAGCAACCTGTCGCTGCACTGCTGGCTGCAGCTCCTCACCAAGGAATCGATCATGGAATATCAAGGAGACAGCTCCAGTCTGGTGGTGCGTGTGATGATAGCATGTGTCTACTCTATTGTCTGTGCACTCGGGCTGGTGGGAAACTCTCTGGCTCTGTATCTGCTGCACTCACGTTACAGGCAGAAGCAGTCATCCATCAACTGCTTTGTGATGGGACTGGCTATCACAGACCTGCAGTTTGTTCTGACCTTACCTTTCTGGGCCGTGGACACAGCCCTGGACTTCCGCTGGCCATTTGGCCGTGTGATGTGCAAAATCGTCAGTTCTGTCACCACCATGAACATGTACGCCAGTGTATACTTCCTCACAGCTATGAGCGTGGCACGTTATTACTCTATCTCCTCTGCGCTGAAGATGAACAGCCGGCGGGCAGCAGCTGCTAGGGCCAAGTGGACGAGTCTGGGCATCTGGGCTGTCTCTCTGCTGGCCACTTTACCTCATGCCATCTACTCCACCAGCGTCCAGGTATCAGATGAGGAGCTTTGCCTGGTGCGCTTCCCAGACTCAGGCAGCTGGGATCCACAGCTTCTTTTGGGTCTATACCAGCTGCAAAAGGTCCTACTGGGCTTCCTTATTCCTCTGATCATAATCACTGTCTGCTACCTGCTACTACTGCGCTTCATCCTTAGCCGACGCATCACAGGCGCGGCAGGTCCAGAGATTGAGCAGGGCCGGCAAAGTCGGCGTTCCAAAGTGACTAAATCCATTGTCATCGTGGTTCTGTCCTTCTTTCTGTGCTGGCTTCCCAATCAGGCGCTGACACTGTGGGGGGTGCTCATAAAGTTTGACCTTGTGCCCTTCAGCAAGGCTTTCTACAATGCACAGGCCTACGCCTTCCCCCTTACTGTGTGTTTGGCACACACCAACAGCTGCCTCAACCCTGTGCTCTACTGCCTGATCCGCCGGGAGTTTCGGGCAGGCCTCAAGGAGCTTCTCCTCCACGCCACACCATCCTTCAGGAGGCTGACTCACCTGCTGCGTCGCAAGGCCAAAGTGGCTGAAGCACCGCCTGTTCTGGTGCTGGTCCAAATGGATGTCTGACCTGGATGACTGGTTCACTGTGACAGAGGAGTTAAAGGAGTGAATGACTAACTCACAAAGACAATAAGTGAAAGCTTCCTATAGTGCTAGTGATCTGGAGTTGTTTGTCATGATGGTGCATTCATCTCAACCctgcaacacagaaaataaaataaaatataatttttgcttttgaaaacaTTATCATAATGGACTACCCAGTAGGATGTGCTCCACTTTCACTGCAGGCTCCAAGATTTACTCTGCTGAAACTGTTCACTTGTTATGCACTgactcgctttctctctcttgccgTATAgtatgtatctctctctctctctctctctctctctctcgctctctctgcctttgaTAGACAATGTGTGCTGCTCTCTGGTAACTTGTCATGAATATGTATACAAGTCAATCATGAATTAGATGAATAGTTGCAGCAATCATAAAAGAGATTTAAATAGTTGCAGCACTCTTTACACTCAGTGCACAAGTACTTCACTGATAAAACTCTCGATTGATGAGGGATTCACACTGaccaaaaaaaactgaaaggaaCAAGTATAGAATATGAGTAATGAGGAGGTTTCCCAGTGCGCTGGCTcgatgctgtgtttgtgtttgttctatGATTGATAAAAAGCAGTAATTTAAAAAGTAGGGTAATAGGGAATAGTAGCATTTGGTATATATAATAGACAACGAAAGACCAAAATAATTGAAAAGTTTAATGGTGCATATTTGTTGAAAACTAGAAAGTGGCAAGGTCAAGCAGTGTATTTATTTAGGAGCAATGAATAGCATACTAGTTGTTTGCTGAACTGTCTTGGgggaaatgtttgtgtctgaaataaaatttaaaaaagaaaggcaaagaaatCTATAGAAGGTACAAGAACTTGAGTCAATTTCCTGTCCTTTTTTCAAGGTAAGACAATGTGACATAATACATCAAAGGGTTCAGTATAATTAGCGTGTAGCTCTTCTTTAGGAAACCTACGAGGATCAACAAGGATCAAGAGTTGAGGTTGAGATGTATACTTCTGTGCAACAGATCTTACACTGCTCACAGAGAGCTGAGCGCACACACTGTATTGTACACCAGCCTTTCCGTCTCTGTTAAATGACACAGTTCGTATTTTGAAGGAGCACAACACTGAGTAAAACTGACGTGATAATGTGATCTTCTGTGAATatgttgtctctctgtattcTATCATGACTGTGACCATATTTATGATCTTTTATTGAAGACCTTTGTTCATTTGCTGTTTTGATGGAAAATTATATTGATTGCCACACTGTAAACGAAACAAAGTAAAGATTAAATTAAACTTCAACTTGAACTATTTGGAATAACTGGGCCAAGTTAGAATTCAGAGCACAAACATGGGGAGATGAATAAAGGCAGCGGAGCTGCTGAGAGTTTGAAAGTGGAACTAATGTTGATGTAAAACAATCCTACACAGAAGAGCATTAGATGATAGACAGAGACTCACTCTTCTGTTCTTTTATTAATGAGATTTCCTTTTCTCattctgtgtttgttcagcaCCTCTTCAATCACTAACAGCATCTGCATAAATGATCTATGGACAAAGGTGCTGACAAAAGTGTTGTTGACAAAATTAGTGTCAGATAGAGGGAATAGTTTTCCTTAATCCTCTCTGATGAGCTGGGAGGAAATGAGAAATTACTTTCTGTGACACAGAAGTGAAGACATAACAAAACATGCTCAAAATATTTTAccattaacacattaaaaccTTATGGGGTATTTGGTGAgaaattttctttcaaatgttttgtgcaaCATTAAGCTTATGCTTAACACCACTCTAGATATAAGAGTTCCTCTGGCattgaaatattatatattattgttcTAAAAGCCATGGAACAAAGGCTTGATTACTGACTAGGCAAGGCAAGCAATTGCCACAGTGCCCCAGACAAACAGGGCCCCACAAAAGCCCCAGAGTCAcgttttattatttgatttgtgGTAATTGAATTCCTTTCTAATTTGTGTGGGAATATGCCCCACTAAAGTAAAGTATGAAATGACAAGAGTATTAAGGGTCATGTATCATGACCTAATCTATATGCTCAGTCTTGTATGGTGCCCTGTGTCAAAACCCATATTAAGACCTTTATAATTTCAAtttatattgtgttattgtgcatTGTGCATATTCAGAAATGCTTTTGTGTtaaatcaaattaccacaaactatCTGACAAACAGCAAACCTCGAGTCAGACAGTATTCCAGCTAAGACTCTAGGCAAAATATAAGTAATCTGCCCTGGGTAGTCTGATGTGTGAAACCTACATACTCAATGTCCAAAGAGTGGAAGGAGGGCAGTCAATAGGAGCCCACGGCTCATTTTTGCCTCAGGGCCCCCTAGTGGGTTCATCGGCCATGCTGGGAACAGAATTATTTTCAGCAAATGGCTGAATCAGTGACTTGTGTAACATTTACTCAGTACAGTCAGAGTTGAGACTTGAATGAGCAGTTGTGTGTCCTGAACCTTCTAAAAGCGGTGTCAAACTCTTATTCATTGTCATAACACCATTAGCTCCGAATCTCAGGGGCCTTCATTATGCAGAACATGGAATCTAAAATACTAGAAATTTTGATCtttaaaaaataacttttgcAACAGAGCCTTTCGTTTAACAATGTTGCACACTGCTAGTGCAAGAGAGCTAGGTGTAGAAAGAATACATCTAGTAGAGTCAGACCAGTTTCTCTGGACTCACATGTGCCTCTCATCATTGCTAATTCGCCATGGTATCGAATCAGGGGCTTATCTTTATACACTTGTTCTATTGTTTTCACTCATCACTTTTGTAATTACCCATACCTTCACGATTTGTAGCTTCAGCACGTGCATCCTGTAAACCCTGCTGGGAAATCCACAGAAAACGGTTCAAGTTTGGTCTCGTTCCAATAACAACTGGCTGGTCCTCTGGCCAGCAGCCAAATGAACACTCAGCATGCAAAGCTCATAAAATCATAATGAACAAGTGCCATGTAGAGAAAAACTGTTTAGCATTTATGTTTTACCCGTAATAGGCCTAGgcggacagcagcagcagcccgagacagaaaagtaattttttaaaaatcacaccTGACCTATATTTTGCCAGGCCTCATTATTTTTGTGCGGGTAGCCACTTacacaaaaatgattttcacaCAGTACTCTCTGCCATCAGCAGATCTGTTCACCCACAGAATACAACTTACTTGGATTTATCTTTCTTTCATGCAGCATGTACTGCATATGACCTGAGCAAGAGAATAGATTTAGACTGATGTTCCTGTATATTACAGGAACTATAGCAACTGTAGCAACAGCTTGCCATTCAAAGTCAATTAAATTTGACACCTGAGAGAAAAGGGAGCAAAGACTTCCAAACCTTCTGACAATAAAAGGGGAAAGATACCTGTAGGGCGGGACATGGAGGACTGGCAGCAGAAAGACTTTGAGCTCTTATTCAGAACCAGGACGGCCAGGTTCTGCAACAGCACCTATCCTGAGGCAATCTGTGCCCTTaacttttactgtaaaacattaaTGTGCTGCTATTATTATCCCTGTCTGTAAGTGCATGTACACAATCATATACACCATAGCTGGTTGTGGTACTTATAGCACCCCTATGGGAatgcttgtttttattatttgttattattgcATACTTATTTACTCTTATGTCCTGAGGTGGTCTATATGTGAggtgttgtgtcttgttgttttggttttgtttctgtgggCTCACCAAACCAAATCCCCATCGACTATGTTGAAATGTCAATAAAGTATTGCATCTCTAACTCAAAGTCTCCCTCAAAATACACTCATCCCACTATATCTAATAGGGTCGCACAGAGTGccaaagcttcttttttttcatctctctgtctcgtcTCTCTTGCGAGACAAAGTATTTGATTAGAACCAAGTCTCACACATAGAAGTGCACTGCTCTGACAGGAGTTCATGGACTTTTAACAGTCAGCTAATAGACTCATCATCATGCACTTTGCTACCATTCATGTCTGACTGTTTGATCAATACTCATCCAAGTTTCCCCTGGGACAGGAAGTGGTAGTAGAAGGTTGCACGGCACCCTTGGTGCTGACCTTTCTCTAAGGCCTAATGATAGCCCGACGACACTTGCATCTCTAGAATATTTAATTGTCCCTCATTAGCTGTACACAGGCGCAGACTCTGCAGAGGCAGGTGAGACACATAGCGTGTTAATGCCACGTAGTTTCCATCAAAAGCTCCTGCAGTGAAAGAGACCCCATACAGCTAAATCGATTATCTATACATGTAAGGCAGCAAACTGGGCAGCTCATGAAAGGCAAGGCCAGgtaagtttatttgtatagcacctttcatcaacaaggcaattcaaattgctttacataagacataaagacattaagaatatatataaatgtaacacaaagcgatataaaaagacacacaaaaatgtgtgaaagatCTGAGAGCTGGGGATATCATATATGCAGGAGATGTGGGGTGCTTATTATTAGTTAACAATTAAAAAGCAGAGCACAAAGAGGCTGTTGGTGaaaaagcctgaaaacaaaCGAGACCACACCCACTATAAATCAGTGTCATTATTATacactgtttttctctgattaTTTGTCTTTGTTACTTTAATCctctcattttgttgttgtgcttccTAGTCTCTTGATCATTATAGTCCACTTCCCTTATCTATTCATTTAAAGTTATAGCCCTCTTGCAATTTAATCCCCTGTTTATGGCCATTTATCTCTGATAGCACTCTTAAATGAGAGTCTTATtcctgataaataaaaacacactgtcctCTTCTTTACAAACTCACCAGGCCACAATTTACTTGGCTCATAACAAATTAATCATTCAAAGCAGCACCTTACTCCCTGTGGGAGTTATATTAACTTccaagggttttttttttttttttgctcatttagGGGAAGAGTTTGAAGATTTTCAATCAACTGATCCTTGTGTGGTGCCATTTTTTTCTGGTCATATGCAGTTGCACGGTCACACCCATATCATCAAAAGTCCATCACTGAATTCAATTTATTCTCCCAAAGCGACAGAATGTGCTTATCTCTCTGACTATTAAGAGGCCTCACGAGTGCTGAGCATTAACGCAGAGTTAGACAGAggctcactctctccctctctctccctcccttcccagCTCCCTGCTTTGCTAATGACTTCACTTATGATGCTCACGTCTTACTTGTTACACTTTGTGATTAACGCTCTGCCAGATTTTGTGGTGCGTGCGCTGCCTGGCTGTGATCTGAGCTAGTCAGAATACTTTTTACATTCTCATCTGGCAAACTTAATTTTGCTGATGCCCACACAGAGCTTGAGACTTAAGCTCCGTTAGAGAGGGAGCACAAGCACATGTTGTATGTTTCTTGTCAGAGCAGTAACAGAAAATCCGGATAGATTTAATGATTCATTGATCCCGCTGATACATCTCAGTAAAatcttctcttgtctcttttctcactctttGCTTGTCTTGGCAGCTTTGCACCCTGCATGATGCCCATATAGGCCAACTGCAGGCACCACAGAGAGATACAATTCAAGAATCCTGATATCTTTTATTGCCCCCCAGGGGAAGTCAATGTCAAGCAACTCCTCTGTGAACCTGAAATCCCTGCAGAAAAGGAGGTTGGCGTATGGTGTTGTTCAATGAGCATACTGAAAATAGATCAGACAATCCCCAAGGTAAGTCGGAGGTTACATACAACGGAAAATCTTAGGCTTAGCATGAAAGTCAATGTGTCAGCCAAAAAGATGCAAATTACTCTTGCGCTCAattatgcttttaaaaaaaaaaatagtggcATCATATTATGTCTAAGTCTGTGGCTGAAATCGTCTTTTGCAACACAAAAAGTGATGGTGCGGAGGCTCATAAAGTGGGAAACACAGAGTAAAGTTTAGAGTTGTCATGTAccttaaaacaagacaaagagtctacagccatactAGCTGCTCTAGCCATgatgcaaacatgctcacaatgacaatgctatcATGCgaagcaggtgtaatgtttatcaTGACTGTCATCTTAGTTTCGTTTGCATAAACCAAAACCAAAGCACtgcacaaattaaaattttgacttgatgctggagctagatgaaaagttaagggatcaccaaagttattacaattcatcccgTGGGAGACATGAACGTGTGtgccaaatgtcatggcaatccatc
This window encodes:
- the rxfp3.2b gene encoding relaxin family peptide receptor 3.2b, whose amino-acid sequence is MQPNETGVQTLAPEPCEPQILQEDNAGNCSGGSTSNLSLHCWLQLLTKESIMEYQGDSSSLVVRVMIACVYSIVCALGLVGNSLALYLLHSRYRQKQSSINCFVMGLAITDLQFVLTLPFWAVDTALDFRWPFGRVMCKIVSSVTTMNMYASVYFLTAMSVARYYSISSALKMNSRRAAAARAKWTSLGIWAVSLLATLPHAIYSTSVQVSDEELCLVRFPDSGSWDPQLLLGLYQLQKVLLGFLIPLIIITVCYLLLLRFILSRRITGAAGPEIEQGRQSRRSKVTKSIVIVVLSFFLCWLPNQALTLWGVLIKFDLVPFSKAFYNAQAYAFPLTVCLAHTNSCLNPVLYCLIRREFRAGLKELLLHATPSFRRLTHLLRRKAKVAEAPPVLVLVQMDV